The proteins below come from a single Ptychodera flava strain L36383 chromosome 6, AS_Pfla_20210202, whole genome shotgun sequence genomic window:
- the LOC139134222 gene encoding growth hormone secretagogue receptor type 1-like, which translates to MNNTTALYEYHCGDRKAQDIVALVLLIVGIISNIAFLYTVFCLNEMRAVTANVYLCNLAVADMMFLVCNGIGIVCKVIRHAAGNFDACKAILSSTVFHCIANFVAATSFYASALIIGVIALERYFAICRPLRGTNCLLCLRRTSCVLQTTCWVAASIASVTNFLPCCGFGHLKLAIEEGQNLTMICLFFLLAVCIPALYIQMARSLWRSSHNEFLNSPVAWDTEKQVMRVCLITAVTFVVFILPYIVRLILDLMVYHFGINNLHAYICFFNVPMYFLMLNSAANPILYGIASSRYRKAFKIAFHCG; encoded by the coding sequence ATGAACAACACCACTGCACTCTATGAATATCACTGTGGGGACCGCAAAGCCCAGGACATCGTGGCTCTGGTTCTCCTAATTGTCGGGATAATCAGCAACATCGCTTTCCTCTACACCGTGTTCTGCTTGAACGAAATGAGAGCTGTCACCGCAAATGTGTACCTGTGCAATCTAGCCGTGGCTGATATGATGTTCTTGGTCTGCAACGGGATTGGCATCGTTTGCAAAGTCATAAGGCACGCCGCTGGAAATTTCGACGCCTGCAAAGCAATACTCTCATCGACCGTGTTCCACTGCATTGCAAACTTCGTAGCAGCTACCAGCTTCTACGCCTCGGCGTTGATCATAGGAGTGATCGCTCTGGAGCGGTATTTCGCCATATGTCGGCCACTCCGCGGCACCAACTGTTTGCTCTGCCTTCGTAGAACGTCCTGCGTGCTACAGACAACGTGCTGGGTCGCGGCGTCCATCGCCAGCGTTACTAATTTCTTGCCTTGTTGCGGTTTCGGCCATCTCAAGCTTGCAATTGAGGAGGGGCAGAACCTGACTATGATCTGTCTGTTCTTTCTCCTGGCGGTGTGTATCCCAGCTTTGTACATCCAGATGGCAAGGTCTCTCTGGAGATCATCGCACAACGAGTTTCTCAATTCCCCCGTTGCCTGGGACACGGAGAAGCAGGTGATGAGAGTCTGTCTGATCACCGCGGTAACCTTTGTCGTTTTCATTCTACCCTACATCGTTCGCCTCATCCTGGATTTGATGGTATACCATTTTGGCATTAACAACTTGCACGCGTATATTTGCTTCTTCAATGTCCCGATGTACTTTCTGATGCTGAACTCTGCAGCCAATCCGATTCTGTACGGCATAGCAAGCTCTAGATACAGAAAAGCTTTCAAGATTGCCTTTCATTGTGGCTAA